A region from the Desulfomonile tiedjei genome encodes:
- the rnhA gene encoding ribonuclease HI — MGDIVEVFTDGACKGNPGPGGWAAILRNKSVSKVISGGERQTTNNRMEMTAAIMALEALKRPCKVKITTDSQYLMLGITQWLKGWKKKGWRTSSNSPVKNVDLWQRLDTAASRHEVEWQWVRGHNLHEENEMVDSLAKEAMQKFL, encoded by the coding sequence GTGGGAGACATAGTTGAAGTTTTTACGGACGGAGCGTGCAAAGGCAATCCCGGCCCTGGAGGATGGGCAGCCATTTTGCGCAACAAATCCGTGTCCAAAGTCATCAGCGGGGGAGAACGGCAAACTACAAATAACCGCATGGAGATGACCGCTGCGATCATGGCGCTGGAAGCCCTGAAGCGTCCTTGCAAGGTCAAGATCACCACTGATTCTCAGTACTTGATGCTAGGCATCACCCAGTGGCTCAAGGGTTGGAAGAAAAAAGGTTGGCGAACCTCCAGTAATTCACCTGTGAAAAACGTCGACCTGTGGCAACGGCTCGACACGGCCGCATCTCGCCATGAAGTGGAGTGGCAGTGGGTGCGAGGACACAACCTTCATGAAGAAAATGAAATGGTGGACAGCCTGGCCAAGGAAGCGATGCAAAAATTCCTCTAA
- a CDS encoding N-acetylmuramoyl-L-alanine amidase — protein sequence MKKAPLRVGVIQAMVLCLGLMAASFSYAGQPVRPSFAKACQTLEQLSSQPQATRDQWTKLVHSFLEIHRTEKDRRAARQSLFLAGRASLSLYRRGGKAEDLDRAIQYLYEFSRIVPDKRHRIAGLKELKEAHLLKRRLGNIHGNRPAPASATKRITRNNPPLPPLGNHQNSAGAGRIETRPSKWTTAAKGSPEVSEYKYTGNPFCPADGAWPTAKTQPGDIVPDDRVFRPEGPHRQPVAKESIPCPPKPSLPPAPSDSPAYAKTASLQPRPAGDLMPPPRPIENAAKDFLVVIDPGHGGKDPGAVSKDGGIKEKNVTLEVAYLVKKRLLSDVRGIKVEMTRTDDRFLTLQERTALANSLNADLFISLHCNADSHSSSRGVETFYLSKASSPRAMRLAARENGIPLAEMSDLQATLLDLMLASKKSESDRLANTVHHALVQDLAKAAPKIRNRGVKRAPFYVLLGAKMPAILVECAFISNGRDEQKLTSAQYLDAVATGIAAGAGKYLRELGSKS from the coding sequence ATGAAAAAAGCTCCCCTCAGAGTGGGCGTCATACAGGCCATGGTCCTTTGTCTCGGCCTTATGGCGGCCTCTTTTTCATATGCAGGTCAGCCTGTCCGACCCTCCTTCGCGAAAGCTTGCCAGACACTGGAGCAGCTTTCCAGCCAACCTCAAGCCACCCGGGACCAGTGGACCAAACTAGTCCATTCCTTTCTGGAAATCCATCGCACTGAAAAGGACCGGCGTGCGGCAAGGCAGAGCCTGTTCCTTGCAGGTCGGGCGTCGCTGAGTCTCTATCGCCGCGGAGGCAAAGCCGAGGATTTGGACCGGGCCATCCAGTACCTTTATGAATTCAGCAGGATCGTCCCGGACAAGCGCCACCGCATAGCCGGACTCAAAGAACTGAAGGAAGCCCACCTCCTGAAAAGAAGGCTCGGCAACATACATGGAAATAGGCCGGCTCCAGCCTCGGCAACAAAGAGGATCACCCGCAACAATCCACCACTACCTCCGCTCGGAAACCATCAGAATTCAGCAGGGGCCGGTCGAATCGAAACGCGGCCCTCGAAATGGACCACCGCGGCCAAAGGCTCTCCAGAGGTTTCCGAATACAAGTACACCGGTAATCCTTTCTGTCCCGCGGATGGCGCATGGCCGACAGCAAAGACGCAGCCAGGTGATATTGTTCCTGATGACCGTGTCTTTCGCCCGGAGGGACCTCACCGGCAGCCCGTAGCCAAAGAGAGTATTCCTTGTCCACCGAAGCCGTCATTGCCTCCGGCCCCCAGCGATTCGCCAGCGTATGCGAAGACCGCTTCACTTCAGCCTCGGCCTGCCGGCGACTTGATGCCCCCGCCGCGACCGATCGAAAACGCTGCAAAGGACTTCCTCGTCGTCATAGATCCGGGTCATGGCGGGAAAGATCCTGGAGCGGTAAGCAAGGACGGCGGGATAAAGGAAAAAAATGTAACGCTCGAAGTGGCCTATCTGGTGAAAAAAAGGCTCTTGTCCGATGTCCGGGGGATCAAAGTCGAGATGACCCGTACGGACGATAGGTTTCTCACGCTTCAAGAGCGCACCGCTCTGGCCAATTCCCTGAACGCGGATCTCTTCATTTCGCTTCACTGCAACGCGGACTCGCATTCCAGCTCCAGAGGGGTCGAAACCTTTTATTTGAGCAAGGCCAGCTCCCCGCGAGCCATGAGACTGGCAGCCAGAGAAAACGGCATCCCTCTTGCGGAAATGAGCGACCTTCAGGCCACTTTACTGGACCTGATGCTGGCCTCCAAGAAGAGTGAATCGGACAGATTGGCCAACACTGTACATCATGCTCTCGTGCAGGACCTGGCCAAGGCCGCCCCTAAGATTCGGAACCGGGGGGTGAAGCGAGCGCCGTTTTATGTTTTGCTAGGCGCAAAAATGCCTGCGATACTTGTGGAATGCGCCTTTATCAGCAACGGCCGGGACGAACAAAAACTGACAAGCGCGCAATACCTGGACGCTGTCGCGACGGGAATCGCCGCGGGCGCGGGCAAATACCTGCGTGAACTGGGAAGCAAGAGCTGA
- the ftsY gene encoding signal recognition particle-docking protein FtsY — MSDEAGKKSGFFSRMFKRDKRIEEENPQQPSETPEARGPDVLTAEVPSDASPPAAANFGEPTEGVAGRVQLRTGLKKTRESFIKSLGQVFGGKKQLDDQMVAGLEEVLVRADIGVKTAYELLDSVTDRIKRRELNDPQMVVNHLKHLITEMLSEVEAPLRVGYGSEPFVVMMVGVNGSGKTTTIAKIAARHTAAGRKVFMVAGDTFRAAAVEQLEIWGQRVGSTVIKGKDKADPSSVVFEAMERALEENAEMVLIDTAGRLHTRIPLMEELKKVRRTIMKKLPQAPHETLLVIDASMGQNAILQARTFNEAIPVTGIALTKLDGTSKGGVLVGISNELKMPVRYIGIGEKMDDLRDFNARDFTEALFAGVDVSESQ; from the coding sequence ATGAGTGACGAAGCGGGCAAGAAAAGTGGATTCTTCAGCCGCATGTTCAAGAGGGACAAGCGGATCGAAGAGGAAAACCCCCAACAACCGTCCGAAACGCCGGAGGCCCGGGGACCGGATGTTCTGACTGCGGAGGTTCCGTCGGACGCGTCTCCTCCAGCGGCGGCCAATTTCGGCGAACCGACGGAAGGGGTGGCGGGTCGGGTCCAACTGAGAACGGGGCTCAAGAAAACCCGAGAAAGCTTCATAAAGAGTCTGGGCCAGGTGTTTGGCGGCAAAAAGCAGTTGGACGACCAAATGGTAGCTGGGCTGGAGGAGGTGCTCGTTCGGGCCGACATCGGGGTAAAGACCGCTTACGAGCTGTTGGATAGCGTCACAGACAGAATCAAGCGCAGGGAACTCAACGACCCCCAAATGGTGGTCAACCACCTGAAGCACTTGATAACTGAGATGTTATCGGAAGTGGAGGCCCCTTTGCGCGTCGGTTACGGTTCCGAGCCTTTTGTCGTCATGATGGTGGGAGTGAACGGGTCCGGAAAAACCACAACCATAGCCAAAATTGCCGCCAGGCACACTGCCGCGGGACGAAAGGTTTTTATGGTGGCAGGCGACACTTTCCGGGCCGCCGCGGTGGAACAGCTCGAGATCTGGGGTCAGCGCGTAGGTTCTACGGTCATAAAAGGAAAGGATAAAGCCGATCCTTCGTCGGTGGTGTTCGAGGCCATGGAGAGGGCCTTAGAAGAAAACGCGGAAATGGTACTGATAGATACCGCGGGTCGCCTTCACACTCGAATACCCCTCATGGAAGAGCTGAAGAAGGTGCGGCGGACAATTATGAAGAAGTTGCCACAGGCCCCCCACGAAACTCTCCTGGTGATTGACGCGTCCATGGGTCAGAATGCCATCCTGCAGGCACGGACATTCAACGAAGCAATACCTGTGACCGGCATAGCGCTTACCAAGCTCGACGGGACCTCAAAAGGCGGAGTTTTGGTAGGAATCTCAAATGAGTTGAAAATGCCTGTGCGGTACATCGGCATAGGGGAGAAGATGGACGACCTCAGGGATTTCAACGCGCGTGACTTTACCGAAGCGCTTTTTGCCGGCGTTGACGTTTCCGAAAGCCAATGA
- a CDS encoding YjbQ family protein yields METLQVKTGSRTQFMDVTSRVKEAIAKSGVSEGIAVVYVAHTTAAITINEAADPSVVEDIQQKLSQLVPYKDAYRHMEGNSDAHIKTSMMGSSVHLIISGGSPVLGTWQGIFFCEFDGPRTRNIHIKVVPG; encoded by the coding sequence ATGGAAACTTTGCAGGTGAAAACGGGGTCCAGAACCCAATTCATGGACGTCACTTCCAGGGTGAAGGAAGCCATTGCCAAGAGCGGTGTGAGCGAAGGCATAGCCGTTGTCTATGTTGCTCACACGACGGCAGCCATCACCATCAACGAAGCAGCGGACCCTTCGGTAGTGGAAGACATCCAGCAAAAGCTCTCGCAACTGGTGCCATATAAGGACGCGTACCGTCACATGGAAGGCAATTCCGACGCGCACATAAAAACTTCGATGATGGGAAGTTCGGTACACCTCATAATATCCGGAGGGTCACCGGTTTTGGGCACTTGGCAAGGGATCTTCTTTTGCGAATTTGATGGGCCTCGAACGCGCAATATCCACATAAAAGTGGTGCCGGGCTAA